A genomic segment from Oryctolagus cuniculus chromosome 14, mOryCun1.1, whole genome shotgun sequence encodes:
- the CCNB1 gene encoding G2/mitotic-specific cyclin-B1, with amino-acid sequence MALRVTRNTKINVENKGKMTMAGAKRVPVATAAACKPGLRPRTALGDIGNKVSEQLQAKVPLKKEAKTLPTGKIPAKKLPKPLETVTVPASEPEPEPEPEAEPVKEEKLSPEPILVDTPSPSPMETSACAPAEEYLCQAFSDVILAVSDVDAEDGADPNLCSEYVKDIYAYLRQLEEEQSVRPKYLLGREVTGNMRAILIDWLVQVQMKFRLLQETMYMTVSIIDRFMQDNCVPKKMLQLVGVTAMFIASKYEEMYPPEIGDFAFVTNNTYTKHQIRQMEMKILRVLNFGLGRPLPLHFLRRASKIGEVDVEQHTLAKYLMELTMLDYDMVHFPPSQIAAGAFCLALKILDNGEWTPTLQHYLSYTEEALLPVMQHLAKNIVMVNRGLTKHMTIKNKYATSKHAKISTLAQLNSALVQDLAKAVAKV; translated from the exons ATGGCGCTCCGCGTCACCAGG AACACGAAAATTAACGTGGAAAACAAGGGGAAGATGACCATGGCAGGCGCCAAGCGTGTGCCtgtggccaccgctgcagcctgCAAGCCCGGGCTGAGGCCCAGAACGGCCCTGGGAGACATTGGTAACAAAGTCAGCGAGCAGCTCCAGGCCAAAGTGCCTCTGAAGAAG GAAGCCAAAACTCTACCTACTGGGAAAATCCCTGCTAAAAAACTCCCTAAACCTTTGGAAACGGTGACTGTACCGGCATctgagccggagccggagcccgaGCCCGAAGCTGAGCctgttaaagaagaaaaactctCGCCTGAGCCGATTCTG GTTGATACTCCCTCCCCAAGCCCGATGGAGACGTCCGCATGTGCGCCTGCAGAGGAGTATCTGTGTCAGGCGTTCTCGGACGTGATTCTTGCAGTGAGTGATGTGGACGCAGAGGATGGGGCTGATCCAAACCTTTGTAGCGAGTATGTGAAGGATATCTATGCATACCTGCGACAGCTTGAG GAAGAGCAATCAGTCAGACCGAAATACCTCCTGGGTCGGGAAGTCACTGGAAACATGAGGGCCATCCTAATCGACTGGCTAGTCCAGGTTCAGATGAAGTTCAGGCTGCTGCAGGAGACCATGTACATGACTGTTTCCATAATTGATCGGTTCATGCAG GACAATTGTGTGCCCAAGAAGATGCTGCAGCTGGTTGGTGTcactgccatgtttattgcaagCAAATATGAAGAAATGTACCCTCCAGAAATTGGTGACTTTGCTTTTGTGACTAACAACACCTACACTAAGCACCAAATCAGACAGATGGAAATGAAGATTCTCAGAGTTTTAAACTTTGGCCTGGGTCGCCCTCTCCCCTTACACTTCCTTCGGAGAGCATCTAAGATCGGAGAG GTTGATGTTGAGCAGCATACTTTGGCCAAATACCTGATGGAACTGACTATGCTGGACTATGACATGGTGCACTTTCCTCCTTCTCAGATTGCAGCAGGAGCCTTTTGCTTAGCACTGAAAATTCTTGATAATGGTGAATGG ACGCCAACCCTACAGCATTACCTGTCATACACCGAGGAAGCTCTCCTTCCTGTCATGCAGCACCTGGCTAAGAATATAGTGATGGTGAATCGTGGGCTTACAAAGCACATG accatcaAGAACAAGTATGCCACATCTAAGCATGCTAAGATCAGCACTCTAGCCCAGCTGAATTctgcactggttcaagacttAGCCAAGGCTGTGGCCAAGGTGTAA